The sequence AAGCCACATGAAGAAGCAGTCAAGTATGAATGCATTTTAGAAGGTTTCTTTACAATTATCTGGAGATGTTGCAATAGTCTTGTGAAAAAAGTTATCACTTGATTTTTCTCATTTTGCTGAATTTTCTGCATCTCCGAGCATGATATGTGGACTTAACCCAAAGAGTCATACATTAAATGTGGAAGTATGTGTTTGTTTATCGACTAGTTTGGCTTACTACTGTTAACTTAGACTTGGAACATTTTAGGTCACATGGTTCTAGACGTATCAAATTAATGAGTTGATTTTTCCAGTAAGTCATGTTATAGCAATTGCTGTCAATGCGTATTCAGTGCTAGGCATGGTAAGGGCTACAAGTATAAAATTGCTATCCTTGGATGGTACTAGAGGTCTATCATGACATGGAGCTACCATTGGACTCGATCTCCAGGTCACCTACTAAGACTGATTCAGGGTTATGCATTGAGATGCGAATGTCATCTTAAGTGGGGAGATTGTCACTCCAAATATTCTTATATTAGAAATGAGAACATGTTCTGTTGGTTTACAAGGTTAGGCAATCCTACTTACATCAACTAAGGTTAAACCTTTTAATCCACATGGTTTCACTCTCATCAAGTTATGAAATCAGTTTTTCCATCGAATGGGGTCATGACAGTTGGTATTAGGGGGTGAGGGTGAACCTAATACTAGGCATTGTGAGATATCTAAATAGGAAAGACTACTACTTTTGGATGGAGCTGGAGACATATCATGATGTGGAACTATTATTTGGTTGGGCTTCATATATCACCTAACTTAACAAGGACATTAATCCCACATCAAATGTGAGAATATTGTATCGGTGACGTTTGTTTATGCTTGAACATTTCAAACTGTGTGATTCTAAACCTCTAATCTCATTAAATTAACGAGTCAACTTCATATCGGACTGGGTTGTGTCACATAAGGTGGACAACTTTTTCTGGGTCGTTCTTCTCACTAATTCAAGGTGTTTCATGTACAGATCTTGAATTCCTTTTAAACTGTTTGAGTTTCAGTTTGTTAATGGTAATTCAAGAAAAGAGAGTTGCAGATTATTGCTATGACTTGTGCTGTCCTTATTTTTTTCTAACACATCATACTCTTCTCTCTTTCTCAGAATAGTTTGCCCTGGTGATGGCCTTCCTCCAGAACTGGTCCAAGACATGTTTCATAACTCTTGGTGGGTGACAGAAGAAGGCCTTGGACTGAGCACCTGCAGGAAGCTATTAAAACTGATGAATGGGGAAGTCCAATATGTGAGGGAGTCAGTGAAGTGTTACTTCCTCGTATCCATAGAACTCCCTACAGGCAGCAGAGCTCAAAGTAGAGGAAGCTGAGGCAGGCACTGACTCTGAACTGACTTCCCCATAAATAACGAAGATCTAAGAGTTTTTATTTCTTATCTGCAGATGAATGCTTTAGGTAGTTGAGCCACTGAAAACCGAGGTTGTATTAGAAGTGATCCACTCAAGTCTAGCGTTCAATGAGATCAAGCCACTCATATTGCAGCCAGCCATGTTGCATGAATAATTGCTCTGAAAGATCACTCTCCTGGTcaagtatgaggttttttcttttctctttagtGCTAATGTTTTAGATAGCAGGGTGGCATGGCTGTATTTATGTACGCAATTAAGTATCATCATGGCTTTGGTGCTGAAGTGGAATATCATATATGCTTGTAATATTCTACATGAATGAAGTTATTAAAAGCTTCTCTGAACCAGAAAGCTTCTTCTCACGTTTTAATTTTTGTGCATCATGTATTTCTTCTTCAAGCTTGTTTGTGTAATTGACACACAGGATACTGATATCATGAAAGCTGTTTCAAGAGAAATCTAGCTGCAGAAACAGATTGTGTACCAGCCCAAAGCTGTGGCACTGTTCCAAACACAACTCATCAGGAATCCAAACGTGAAATTAAGAAGGAAGATTCTGCAGTTGTCCTTCATTTAATTGCAGTCTCTCTAGTTTTTTGCGATGTGACATTCAATGATAGATCTAATTAAGAGAATAAgatattattctcttattttgatctttatttctctttatataaaAGCAACAACACCAGCAGGACGTGACATAAAAAGGGTGTAGTCGTTTACAACTATCTGTCTATATATTCCTCCAACTTAAATGGTCGTCGCACCGAATCCATTGGTGAAAGCCTCGCTCTGTTGTTATGAGCTTGGTCAAAAGACCAGTCTTCCAAGCCCTCAAATGTTGCGCTGGTGACGTAACAAAATCGATCAAGCCCACCATTACCCTGTCCATCCTCGAATTCAATCTCCAAAAATGCCGAAACCCCAAGGAGTTCCTCCAAATCCACGCCCAAATGGTCGCTTCCGGCTTCATCTGGGACACCTTCGCCGCAAGTCGCCTCCTTTCCTTCTCCGCTGCCTCCCCCTTCTTGGGTCTGGACTACTCCCGCCGGCTTCTGCACCAGATCGACAACCCCAACGCTTTCACCTGGAACACCCTCATGCGAGCCTGTATCCACCGGAACTCCCCCCAGTTTGCCCTCCCTTTGTACCGTTCGATGCTGGGAGGCGATTCAGCGCCGGATAGTTACACGCATCCGATTGTCATTCATGCCTCCGCTGTTCGGTCTTCGGAAGTTGAAGGGAAGCTGATTCATGCCCATGTCGTAAAATTCGGTTTTGATTCGGATGTCTACGTGTTGAACACTTTGATCAATATGTACTCTGTGTGTGGGAATCTGACCGATGCGCGGCATCTGTTCGATAGAAGTCCTGTTTTGGATTCAGTTTCTTGGAATTCGATGCTCGCAGCGCATGTTCAGGCTGGTGATGTTAAGGAAGCGTTCCGGCTTTTTGATTCGATGCCAGAGCAGAACACGATCGCTGCAAACTTTATGATTGCTTTATTTGGTAAGTGTAATCTTGTGAGTGATGCACGTAAACTGTTTGATGGAATGGATGCCAGGGATGTGGTTTCTTGGACAGCTATGATTTCTTGTTATGAACAGAATGAACTGTTTGCTGAGGCCTTGGAGATGTTCCATAGAATGAAGAGGGAGGGAGTCTCGATGGATGAGGTTGTCATGGTCAGCGCTCTGTCCGCTTGCACCAAGTTAGGGGCAAACAAAAAAGGTGAGGTGATTCATGGGTTGATCATCAAAGATGGCCTTGATTCTTATGTTAATCCTCGGAATGCATTGATTTACATGTACTCAAATCATGGGAATATAGTTGCCGCCCGACAATTGTTCGATTCGTGTAGTTTTCTAGATCAAATATCCTGGAATTCTATGATATCTGGCTACTTGAAATGTGGACTCATCGGTGAGGCAAGAGCATTATTTGATGCAATGCCTTTGAAGGATGCAGTTTCATGGAGTACTATGATTGCAGGTTATGCTCAACATGATCGGTTCATGGAGACATTAGAATTATTTAGTGAGATGCAAGTTGGACATATTAAGCCTGATGAGACTCCCTTGGTGAGTGTTATTTCTGCTTGTGCACGCCTATCTGCTCTAGAACAAGGCAAATGGGTTCatgcatatatcaagaaaaatggcTTTGCTATAAATGTTTTTCTTGGGACAACTTTGATTGACATGTACATGAAGTGTGGCACGGTGGAGACTGCGATGGAGGTTTTTAATGGGATGAAACATAGGGGCACTTCTACTTGGAATGCTGTTATATTGGGATTGGCAATGAATGGACTTGTCAAGGAGTCCTTTGAGAAATTTGAAGAGATGAAAAGGTGTGGAGTTCCTCCAAATGAAATAACTTTTGTGGGGGTTCTAGGTGCTTGTCGACATGCTGGCTTAGTAGATGAGGGGCGCCAGCATTTTAACACTATGAAGCAGGTTCATGGGATTCTACCGAATATTAAACACTATGGTTGCATGGTTGATCTTCTCGGTCGTGCAGGCTTGCTTAGAGAGGCTGAAGAACTTGTGGAAAGCATGCCTATGGCTCCTGATGTGGCTACATGGGGTGCCCTGCTAGGTGCTTGCAAGAAGCATGGTGCCATTGATGTAGGAGAACGAGTAGGGAAAAAGCTCATTGAGCTTGAACCTCATCATGATGGTTTCCATGTGTTGTTGGCAAACATATATGCTTCGAAAGGGAAATGGGATGATGTCATGGAGCTCAGAGGTACAATGAGACAGCGAGGGGTCATGAAGATACCAGGTTGTAGCATGATAGAGTCAGACGGTGTTATACATGAATTTTTAGCAGGTGACAGAACACATCCTCATAtagaaaaaattgataaaatgcTAGAAGAGATGGCTAGGAGATTGAAATTGGAAGGCTATCAACCAGACACCACTGatgttgcttatgacatagaagaagaagagaaggaaactaCTCTTTATAGGCATAGTGAGAAGCTTGCCATTGCCTTTGGCCTTATCAGCACACCCCCACCAGCACCAATCAGAATAATGAAGAACTTGCGGATATGCGGTGATTGCCACGATGCAGCAAAGATCATTTCTAGAGCTTTTCAACGTGAAATTATCCTGAGAGACCGTCAGCGGTTTCACCACTTCAGACAAGGTTTATGCTCGTGTACAGACTTTTGGTAATTATAATTCTTTATAAAAACTTTGTCCGTATAATTCTTCTCTGGCTTCTTTGGTTCCCTTGTCCTCATGATTAAGGCTGCAGAATGACCCTACAATTTAGTAATCTGATGCATTGCTACAGATGGACTATGGGAACTCAGAATATTAGTGGATGGTTTAATGAAATTAACACCTGCACTATTTGTTCAATACCATGAATTCCCTCCAAGAAACATTGAAGTAGAGTCTACAAAGTTATATAAAGTCCATGAACAACAGATTTTTCAATCCTATTTGGATCACAAGTTTACTTGAAATTCTGAGGAGATGGTTCAAGGACTTCTACAAGCCATTATGTGTTGCTGCAATTTTTGGTGTCCAGATATCTAAAGCTGAAGTTATTACGAGACAGGTACCAATAAACCTTGACTGTTTATCTGTTAGAAGAATTAAATTCATAGTCGCTTACCAGGCAGCTAAACACTTCTATGTCTTGATGATTGTAACAATCATACAGTATGTATGGCTGCATCGAGTATTTTGTTGGAATCAGAAAGAATATCCAGGCTGATTGAATTGGAAAGGTATATTCTCTGGTGATGATCACTTCTTAATTTAATGGGGCACCTTAAAAAGATGAAAATTGATGTCATACATTATGAGTACCGTATGGTGCATGGCAGTTTACCTACTCTGATTCCCAAGT comes from Musa acuminata AAA Group cultivar baxijiao chromosome BXJ3-3, Cavendish_Baxijiao_AAA, whole genome shotgun sequence and encodes:
- the LOC103977665 gene encoding pentatricopeptide repeat-containing protein At3g62890 isoform X2; its protein translation is MSLVKRPVFQALKCCAGDVTKSIKPTITLSILEFNLQKCRNPKEFLQIHAQMVASGFIWDTFAASRLLSFSAASPFLGLDYSRRLLHQIDNPNAFTWNTLMRACIHRNSPQFALPLYRSMLGGDSAPDSYTHPIVIHASAVRSSEVEGKLIHAHVVKFGFDSDVYVLNTLINMYSVCGNLTDARHLFDRSPVLDSVSWNSMLAAHVQAGDVKEAFRLFDSMPEQNTIAANFMIALFGKCNLVSDARKLFDGMDARDVVSWTAMISCYEQNELFAEALEMFHRMKREGVSMDEVVMVSALSACTKLGANKKGEVIHGLIIKDGLDSYVNPRNALIYMYSNHGNIVAARQLFDSCSFLDQISWNSMISGYLKCGLIGEARALFDAMPLKDAVSWSTMIAGYAQHDRFMETLELFSEMQVGHIKPDETPLVSVISACARLSALEQGKWVHAYIKKNGFAINVFLGTTLIDMYMKCGTVETAMEVFNGMKHRGTSTWNAVILGLAMNGLVKESFEKFEEMKRCGVPPNEITFVGVLGACRHAGLVDEGRQHFNTMKQVHGILPNIKHYGCMVDLLGRAGLLREAEELVESMPMAPDVATWGALLGACKKHGAIDVGERVGKKLIELEPHHDGFHVLLANIYASKGKWDDVMELRGTMRQRGVMKIPGCSMIESDGVIHEFLAGDRTHPHIEKIDKMLEEMARRLKLEGYQPDTTDVAYDIEEEEKETTLYRHSEKLAIAFGLISTPPPAPIRIMKNLRICGDCHDAAKIISRAFQREIILRDRQRFHHFRQGLCSCTDF
- the LOC103977665 gene encoding pentatricopeptide repeat-containing protein At3g62890 isoform X1 — its product is MSLVKRPVFQALKCCAGDVTKSIKPTITLSILEFNLQKCRNPKEFLQIHAQMVASGFIWDTFAASRLLSFSAASPFLGLDYSRRLLHQIDNPNAFTWNTLMRACIHRNSPQFALPLYRSMLGGDSAPDSYTHPIVIHASAVRSSEVEGKLIHAHVVKFGFDSDVYVLNTLINMYSVCGNLTDARHLFDRSPVLDSVSWNSMLAAHVQAGDVKEAFRLFDSMPEQNTIAANFMIALFGKCNLVSDARKLFDGMDARDVVSWTAMISCYEQNELFAEALEMFHRMKREGVSMDEVVMVSALSACTKLGANKKGEVIHGLIIKDGLDSYVNPRNALIYMYSNHGNIVAARQLFDSCSFLDQISWNSMISGYLKCGLIGEARALFDAMPLKDAVSWSTMIAGYAQHDRFMETLELFSEMQVGHIKPDETPLVSVISACARLSALEQGKWVHAYIKKNGFAINVFLGTTLIDMYMKCGTVETAMEVFNGMKHRGTSTWNAVILGLAMNGLVKESFEKFEEMKRCGVPPNEITFVGVLGACRHAGLVDEGRQHFNTMKQVHGILPNIKHYGCMVDLLGRAGLLREAEELVESMPMAPDVATWGALLGACKKHGAIDVGERVGKKLIELEPHHDGFHVLLANIYASKGKWDDVMELRGTMRQRGVMKIPGCSMIESDGVIHEFLAGDRTHPHIEKIDKMLEEMARRLKLEGYQPDTTDVAYDIEEEEKETTLYRHSEKLAIAFGLISTPPPAPIRIMKNLRICGDCHDAAKIISRAFQREIILRDRQRFHHFRQGLCSCTDFW